From Coriobacteriaceae bacterium, a single genomic window includes:
- a CDS encoding LysR family transcriptional regulator, with translation METNIQKMQVLLETVRAGSFTRAAERLSYSQSGVSRMVADLEADWGFKVLGRSREGVVLSADGRQVMPAVEALCEEFTRLQRRVDEMRGLMRGKICIGTFSSVATHVLPPVIARFRADHPDVDYELLMGDYSEIEQWVAEGRCDLGFIPREPRGAGMASRPLVQDELMAVVPADSSLATAEVVSLADLANEQFILLERGSDDEITPLFRRAGLAVRSKLSTWDDYAIMAMVEDGLGVSVLPALILRRCQFDVAVRPLEGHPHRQINAIYRTADVSLAAARFLEYL, from the coding sequence GTGGAAACGAATATTCAAAAGATGCAGGTGCTGCTGGAGACGGTGCGCGCCGGAAGCTTTACGCGTGCTGCCGAGCGCCTGAGCTATTCGCAGTCGGGCGTGAGCCGTATGGTGGCCGATCTTGAGGCCGATTGGGGCTTTAAGGTGCTCGGCCGCAGTCGCGAGGGCGTAGTGCTTTCTGCCGACGGGCGGCAGGTCATGCCGGCGGTTGAGGCGCTCTGCGAGGAATTCACTCGCTTGCAGCGACGGGTGGATGAGATGCGCGGGCTCATGCGCGGCAAAATCTGCATCGGTACGTTTTCGAGCGTGGCGACCCACGTGCTGCCGCCGGTGATTGCGCGCTTTCGTGCCGATCATCCGGACGTCGATTATGAGTTGCTGATGGGTGATTACTCAGAGATTGAACAATGGGTGGCTGAGGGTCGTTGTGACCTGGGCTTTATCCCGCGCGAGCCACGCGGCGCCGGCATGGCGTCGCGACCGTTGGTGCAAGACGAGCTGATGGCCGTGGTGCCAGCGGACTCCTCGCTTGCCACCGCGGAGGTCGTTTCCCTTGCCGATTTGGCCAACGAGCAGTTTATCCTGCTGGAACGCGGTAGCGACGACGAGATTACGCCGCTGTTTCGCCGCGCAGGCCTGGCGGTGCGCTCTAAGCTGTCGACCTGGGATGACTATGCGATTATGGCCATGGTCGAGGACGGCCTGGGCGTGAGTGTTCTTCCCGCGCTCATCTTGCGCCGCTGTCAGTTCGATGTTGCCGTGCGCCCACTCGAGGGACATCCTCATCGGCAGATCAACGCCATATATCGAACGGCCGACGTTTCGCTTGCCGCTGCTCGATTCCTTGAATACCTCTAA